In Morococcus cerebrosus, a single genomic region encodes these proteins:
- the obgE gene encoding GTPase ObgE: MKFIDEAKIEVAAGKGGNGATSFRREKFVPRGGPDGGDGGKGGSVWAEADENTNTLVEYRFVKRYQAKNGEKGHGSDRYGAGADDIVLKMPVGTLIRDLDTDEIVADLTYHGQRVCLAKGGKGGLGNIHFKSSVNRAPKQSTPGEEGETRSLQLELKVLADVGLLGMPNAGKSTLITAVSAARPKIANYPFTTLHPNLGVVRIDENHSFVMADIPGLIEGAAEGAGLGHRFLKHLSRTGLLLHVVDLAPFDETVNPAEEALAIINELRKYDEELYGKPRWLVLNKLDMLDEEEAQTCTAAFLEAIGWDYPKPDDRFQFDMETPRLFQISALTHQGTQELVHQINQYLTEKKRIEAEKAEAEQAAVNTEIAEQQPKTDTGVFKPE; the protein is encoded by the coding sequence ATGAAATTCATCGACGAAGCAAAAATCGAAGTCGCCGCAGGCAAAGGCGGTAATGGCGCAACCAGTTTCCGCCGCGAAAAATTCGTACCGCGCGGCGGTCCTGACGGCGGCGACGGCGGCAAAGGCGGCAGCGTCTGGGCAGAAGCCGACGAAAACACCAACACCCTCGTCGAATACCGCTTCGTCAAACGCTACCAAGCCAAAAACGGCGAAAAAGGCCACGGCTCCGACCGCTACGGCGCAGGGGCGGACGACATCGTCCTCAAAATGCCCGTCGGCACCCTTATCCGCGACCTCGACACCGACGAAATTGTCGCCGACCTCACTTACCACGGCCAGCGCGTCTGCCTCGCCAAGGGCGGCAAAGGCGGCTTGGGCAACATCCACTTCAAATCCTCCGTCAACCGCGCGCCCAAACAATCCACGCCCGGCGAAGAAGGAGAAACCCGTTCCCTGCAACTCGAACTCAAAGTCCTCGCCGATGTCGGCTTATTGGGCATGCCCAACGCCGGTAAATCCACCCTGATTACCGCCGTATCTGCCGCACGTCCCAAAATCGCCAACTATCCCTTCACCACCCTGCATCCGAACTTAGGTGTCGTGCGCATCGACGAAAACCACAGCTTCGTCATGGCAGACATCCCCGGCCTGATTGAAGGCGCGGCTGAAGGCGCAGGCCTCGGTCACCGCTTCCTCAAACACTTATCGCGCACCGGCCTGCTGCTGCACGTCGTCGATTTGGCGCCCTTCGATGAAACCGTCAACCCCGCCGAAGAAGCACTCGCCATCATCAACGAATTGCGCAAATACGACGAAGAACTCTACGGCAAACCGCGCTGGCTGGTGCTGAACAAACTCGACATGCTCGACGAAGAAGAAGCCCAAACGTGCACTGCCGCCTTCCTCGAAGCCATCGGCTGGGATTACCCCAAACCAGACGACCGCTTCCAATTTGACATGGAAACCCCGCGCCTCTTCCAAATCAGCGCGCTGACCCACCAAGGCACGCAGGAATTGGTACACCAAATCAACCAATACCTGACCGAGAAAAAACGCATCGAAGCTGAGAAAGCGGAGGCGGAGCAGGCAGCGGTAAATACCGAGATTGCCGAGCAGCAGCCTAAAACAGATACTGGTGTGTTTAAACCGGAGTAA
- the murJ gene encoding murein biosynthesis integral membrane protein MurJ: MNLLGALAKVGSLTMVSRILGFVRDTVIARAFGAGMATDAFFVAFKLPNLLRRVFAEGAFAQAFVPILAEYKETRSKEATEAFIRHVAGMLSFVLLIVTALGILAAPWVIWASAPGFAKDADKFQLSIDLLRITFPYILLISLSSFVGSILNSYHKFSIPAFTPTFLNISFIVFSLYFIPYFDPPVTALAWAVFVGGILQLGFQLPWLAKLGFLKLPKLNFQDRAVNRVMKQMAPAILGVSVAQISLVINTIFASYLQSGSVSWMYYADRLMELPSGVLGAALGTILLPTLSKHAANQNTEQFSGLLDWGLRLCMLLTLPAAVGLAVLSFPLVATLFMYREFTLFDAQMTQHALIAYSFGLIGLIMIKVLAPGFYARQNIKTPVKIAIFTLVCTQLMNLAFISSLKHVGLSLAIGLGACINAGLLFYLLRKHGIYRPGKGWGSFLGKMLLSLVVMGSGLWAAQAYLPFEWVHVGGLRKAGQLCILIAIGGGLYFVSLAALGFRPRDFKRVETH, translated from the coding sequence ATGAATTTGTTAGGGGCTTTGGCCAAGGTAGGCAGCTTAACGATGGTGTCGCGCATACTTGGATTTGTGCGCGATACGGTAATTGCCCGAGCGTTTGGTGCAGGTATGGCGACCGACGCCTTTTTTGTGGCGTTCAAACTGCCGAACCTGCTGCGCCGCGTATTTGCGGAAGGGGCGTTTGCACAGGCTTTTGTGCCGATTTTGGCGGAATATAAGGAAACGCGTTCAAAAGAAGCGACGGAGGCGTTTATCCGCCATGTGGCGGGGATGCTGTCGTTTGTCCTGCTTATCGTTACCGCGCTGGGTATTCTTGCCGCGCCTTGGGTGATTTGGGCTTCCGCGCCCGGCTTTGCCAAGGATGCGGACAAATTCCAGCTTTCTATCGATTTGCTGCGGATTACGTTTCCTTATATCTTATTGATTTCGTTGTCTTCTTTTGTTGGTTCGATACTGAATTCTTATCATAAGTTCAGCATTCCCGCGTTTACGCCGACGTTTTTGAATATTTCTTTTATCGTCTTTTCGCTGTATTTCATACCGTATTTTGATCCGCCCGTTACCGCGTTGGCTTGGGCAGTTTTTGTCGGCGGGATTTTGCAGCTCGGTTTCCAACTGCCTTGGCTGGCGAAACTGGGTTTTTTGAAACTGCCTAAGCTGAATTTTCAAGATAGGGCGGTCAACCGCGTGATGAAACAGATGGCGCCTGCGATTTTGGGCGTGAGCGTGGCGCAGATTTCTTTGGTGATCAACACGATTTTCGCTTCTTATCTGCAATCGGGCAGCGTTTCGTGGATGTATTATGCCGACCGCCTGATGGAGCTGCCCAGCGGCGTTTTGGGTGCGGCGCTCGGTACGATTTTGCTGCCGACTTTGTCCAAGCATGCAGCCAATCAGAATACAGAGCAGTTTTCCGGACTGCTCGACTGGGGTTTGCGCCTGTGTATGCTGCTGACCCTGCCGGCAGCGGTCGGGTTGGCGGTATTGTCGTTCCCGCTGGTGGCGACGCTGTTTATGTACCGCGAATTTACGCTGTTTGACGCGCAGATGACGCAACATGCGCTGATTGCCTATTCTTTCGGTTTAATCGGCTTAATCATGATTAAAGTGTTGGCACCCGGTTTCTATGCACGGCAAAACATTAAAACGCCCGTCAAAATCGCCATCTTTACGCTCGTCTGCACACAGTTGATGAACCTCGCCTTTATCAGTTCTCTGAAACACGTCGGGCTTTCGCTTGCCATCGGCCTAGGCGCGTGTATCAATGCGGGATTGCTGTTTTATCTGTTACGCAAACACGGTATTTACCGACCGGGTAAAGGGTGGGGGAGTTTCCTGGGTAAAATGCTGCTGTCGCTTGTCGTGATGGGCAGCGGGCTGTGGGCTGCGCAGGCTTACCTGCCGTTTGAGTGGGTGCATG
- a CDS encoding thiol:disulfide interchange protein DsbA/DsbL, which yields MKLKALMLTAALLALTACDNKVQTSVPADSAPAASAASAAPVALVEGLNYTTLSTPIPQQQAGKVEVLEFFGYFCPHCAHLEPVLSKHVKTFKDDTYLRTEHVVWGDEMKPLARLAAAVDMAVADTKDIANSHIFDAMVNQKVKLQDPETLKKWLAEQTAFDGKKVLAAYESPESQTRADKMAELTNTYKIDGTPTVIVGGKYKVEFADWESGMKTIDLLADRVREEQKTAK from the coding sequence ATGAAACTCAAAGCCTTGATGCTTACCGCCGCTCTGCTGGCCCTGACCGCCTGCGACAACAAAGTCCAAACCAGCGTCCCCGCCGACAGTGCGCCTGCGGCTTCAGCAGCCTCCGCTGCGCCTGTCGCTTTAGTTGAGGGGCTTAACTACACCACACTCAGCACGCCTATTCCCCAACAGCAGGCAGGTAAAGTCGAAGTCCTCGAATTTTTCGGCTACTTCTGTCCACACTGCGCCCACCTCGAACCCGTTTTGAGCAAACACGTCAAAACCTTCAAAGACGACACCTACCTTCGTACTGAACACGTTGTTTGGGGCGATGAGATGAAACCGTTGGCGCGCCTTGCTGCCGCCGTCGATATGGCGGTCGCAGACACCAAAGACATTGCAAACAGCCATATCTTTGATGCTATGGTTAATCAGAAAGTCAAACTGCAAGACCCTGAAACCCTCAAAAAATGGTTGGCCGAGCAAACCGCTTTTGACGGTAAAAAAGTCCTCGCCGCCTACGAATCCCCCGAAAGCCAAACCCGCGCAGACAAAATGGCAGAGCTGACCAACACCTACAAAATTGACGGCACGCCTACCGTCATTGTCGGCGGCAAATACAAAGTCGAATTTGCCGACTGGGAATCAGGTATGAAAACCATAGACCTGCTTGCAGACAGAGTACGCGAAGAACAAAAAACTGCCAAATAA